The genome window GACTATCGAAGAATAATTTTATGACGAAGCGTCTATTACTAGGCGCTTCCTTTGATCTGACACTTATGCATAAAACATTTTTTATATCCGATCTTCATCTCACTCCTTCTCGCCCTGATATTACTGCGTGTTTTCTCCATTTCATGCGTTATGAAGCCATTCATTGCGATGCGCTGTATGTGCTCGGTGATCTGTTTGATTTTTGGGTGGGTGATGATGATAACAGCCCGTTTGCTAAGCAGGTTCGCGCTGCTTTTCAAGCGCTGACCTCGTCAGGGGTTCCGTGTTATTTCATTCAAGGCAATCGCGATTTTTTACTTGGTAAACGGTTTGCACGGCAAACGGGCGTCACATTATTACCCGAAGAGCATGTGATTGAGCTGTATGGTCGCAAAGCGGTGATTCTCCATGGCGATACGTTATGCACCGCCGATGTCAGTTATCAAGCTTTTCGTAAAAAGGTCCATCAACCTTGGTTGCAATTTATCTTTAACCGTTTGCCTATGGTCTTAAAACGCAAAATTGTCTCGCGTATACAATCGGATATCCGTAGCGATAAACAGACCAAACAGCTTGAAATCATGGATGTCACTCCATATGAAGTGGTGCAAGTCATGCACAAGCATCAGGTCGATCTTATGATTCATGGTCATACTCATCGGCCCAACATCCATCATGATGAAGTGCATCAGCAAACTCGAATCGTGTTAGGGGATTGGTACGAACAAGGCTCCGTATTAGTCGTCACACCGGACGACTACGCTTTAGAGCATCGAGATTTTACACTATAACGCGTTTATCCCGTTGAACGAATATCCATTGATAGCGTTCAGTGGACAAGGTATCCGAGACTCATCAACGAACTGCGATAACTATTTATGAATACATGTCCATGTGGCTCTGGGGCATCTTATACGGATTGCTGCCAACCAATTCACCTCAACCCGAGTAACGCCCTACTTCCAGAACAATTAATGCGAGCGCGCTATTGTGCCCATGTGCTGGGCTTAGTTGACTTTGTCATCGAGACGTATCACCCATCCTGCCAAGCAGAACAAGAGCGTGAGCAGATCGCGGCGTCAGTGCAAAGCCAATGGTTAAAGTTAGAGGTATTGGGACACGCCAAAGGGTCCCATGAAGATGAAGGGTTCGTGCATTTCAAAGCCCATTTCTCCGATGGACAGCAAGCCCACTGTTTAGAAGAGAATTCACGTTTCCTTCGCCATAATCATCGCTGGTACTATATTGATGGAACCTTCCCAGACACTCCCCTGCAGCCGAAAATCGGACGCAATGACCCGTGTCGATGTGGCAGTGGCAAAAAATTTAAGAAATGTTGCGGCTAAACTTGGGTTGCTTCTGTAAAAAAGCCAGCCTGTTAAAGGCTGGCTTTTTCGGTGTCTTTTTTACTCTTGATCGATAATCCATTTACGGAATGCTTTACGCTCTTGAGGCGATGACTTTTTATACCATAGCTTAAGCTGTTTTAGGTTAGTCACATTTGCATTGGAAGACAGAGCTTTCTTTCCTGCCGAGGCGGATGCCTCTGTCGACGAGCTCTTCGCTTGACTTAACACCACTGCGCCACTCGTCAATACAGCAGGTCCCATTGTTTGGTTATAGCGCTGCACTTCTGCCACATAATCACGTCCAAACTGAACCCCCTCTTTTTCTAGCTTGTCTTGAGCGATCACCACATTCTGATTCTTATCATCGACTAAGGACCAATCCATATGAGTAATGCTTTGACGTGCTTGCTCAAGATTGCGGTATTCTGGCAGTTTAAACGTTAACGACGTATCACTGGCCTTGATCTTAGCCACATAAACGTCGCTGTACGCCTTACGTAAATCCGATTTGTGTACAGTAAACGTTGGAATGTACTGAAAGACAATCTGGTTGATGCCGTCTTTTAGTTCCTCATTATCTGAAGGAAACAATCCTTTCGCCTTTTCTGGCGCTTCGCCGTTAACCGCTAATAAGTCAACATTTTGCGGGATCTGTAAAACGACTTTCGCATTAGCAACGCTTGATAAGCCGACGAACGAGAACGCGAGAAGCAGTGCTGCTGATTTTTTCATCTGAATTCCTTTATAAACATGCAATGTACATTCATTTGTTTGCCAAGCATTGTAACGAAACCATTAAAAATTTCATCAGCTTCTCACTGCTCATCGAGGCGTAAATCATACAATTGCTACATTAATTGGATAAAAAAAGCTCGGCCAATGCCGAGCTTTTATCAATCGTTCACTTTAACAGCGATTACCAGTATAGACGAGTACCGATGCCGTAGTAACGGTCTGTGCCGTAACGGTTATCATCAGAGATACCTGTTTCTACGTATAGCTTAGACCAGCTTGCGTATTGGTAAAGTACACCTGCGTAAGTGTTGTTGTAAGTGTTGTCTTCTTCTTGGAAGTCATCGATGTACTCGAAGCCACCAAATACTGATGTTTTCTTAGTCACGCTGTAAGAACCAGCAACAACGTAAGAGTCAGTGTTTAGCGTGGTGTTAGTGTTCGCCGTATCATCTTCAACTTTTGCGTGCCAGTAAGTCGTACCTAGGTTCCAACCTTCACCGTTGTAGTTTACAGTCAACATACCGTGAGTCAAGGTTGTGTCTTTAGTTGCCGCTGGTTTTACTTTCGCTTTACCATTGTCAGCAACTACTGACGCGTCTGTTGATGTTTCGTCACGTTGGTAACCAAGGCCACCGTAAACATCGAAGTTACCGAACGTAGTACCTGCGTATAGTTCAGCCGTTTCTGGATCAGACTTACCGTTGTCGTAAGAGTATGCTGCGCGAACCCAACCACTGTCATTTTGGAAAGAGTACTTAAGCATTGCATCTTGCAGCCAGTTCATGTCGTAACCGTCCGCTTCAGGAAGTACGCTGTAACCCCAACCGATGTAGTCGTTTTCGACGCCCCAGATATCATCTGTAAGGATAGATTGTTTACCCAGTGTTAGTGTTCCGTAGTCTTTTGACGCGAAACCAATGTAGTGTTTACGGTTATCACCACTGTTAGTTTGGCCAATACCAAACTCGACTGTTGCAAGCACATCCAAATCGCTTGAAACCGCGTAACGAGCATTAACACCAGCACGAGAAGAACCAGAAGAAACGCTTGTTGATGTTTGCGTACTTTTCAGTTTGCCAGCGTCATAGCTGATCTGTTTGATTTCTTCGCGAAGTTGACCATAAAAATCTACCGATGCGGTATCTGTTTTTAGGATCTCAGCTGCGTTAACTGAACCTGCTGATGCAAGTACCGCTAGAGCGATCAGAGTCTTTTTCATAATAATCCACTGCCTTTTCTAAGTTAGGGAGTCGTTCCTGAATCCCACATATTTTTTTCGATGAAGGTTTGCAACTCTGCGACTAATTAAGGTGCCGCTTTGTAATGCGAGCTTTAGACTGCAAAAGAATATGCTAAGTGTCAAACTAACTAAAAAAAATCGCAAAAAAACATAAAAAACCAATAATTTCAAAAAGTTAAACAAAAAATTATCTCAACATAGTTCAAAAAACGAGCAAAAACATCAAGACATGTCACTATCAAATAGTAAGCACAACCGGATAATTATCTCATTTTAATGTAAATCAACGTCAATAATCAGAGTTTTATAA of Vibrio zhugei contains these proteins:
- a CDS encoding porin — protein: MKKTLIALAVLASAGSVNAAEILKTDTASVDFYGQLREEIKQISYDAGKLKSTQTSTSVSSGSSRAGVNARYAVSSDLDVLATVEFGIGQTNSGDNRKHYIGFASKDYGTLTLGKQSILTDDIWGVENDYIGWGYSVLPEADGYDMNWLQDAMLKYSFQNDSGWVRAAYSYDNGKSDPETAELYAGTTFGNFDVYGGLGYQRDETSTDASVVADNGKAKVKPAATKDTTLTHGMLTVNYNGEGWNLGTTYWHAKVEDDTANTNTTLNTDSYVVAGSYSVTKKTSVFGGFEYIDDFQEEDNTYNNTYAGVLYQYASWSKLYVETGISDDNRYGTDRYYGIGTRLYW
- the lpxH gene encoding UDP-2,3-diacylglucosamine diphosphatase, giving the protein MHKTFFISDLHLTPSRPDITACFLHFMRYEAIHCDALYVLGDLFDFWVGDDDNSPFAKQVRAAFQALTSSGVPCYFIQGNRDFLLGKRFARQTGVTLLPEEHVIELYGRKAVILHGDTLCTADVSYQAFRKKVHQPWLQFIFNRLPMVLKRKIVSRIQSDIRSDKQTKQLEIMDVTPYEVVQVMHKHQVDLMIHGHTHRPNIHHDEVHQQTRIVLGDWYEQGSVLVVTPDDYALEHRDFTL
- a CDS encoding YchJ family protein, yielding MNTCPCGSGASYTDCCQPIHLNPSNALLPEQLMRARYCAHVLGLVDFVIETYHPSCQAEQEREQIAASVQSQWLKLEVLGHAKGSHEDEGFVHFKAHFSDGQQAHCLEENSRFLRHNHRWYYIDGTFPDTPLQPKIGRNDPCRCGSGKKFKKCCG
- a CDS encoding DUF2057 family protein — protein: MKKSAALLLAFSFVGLSSVANAKVVLQIPQNVDLLAVNGEAPEKAKGLFPSDNEELKDGINQIVFQYIPTFTVHKSDLRKAYSDVYVAKIKASDTSLTFKLPEYRNLEQARQSITHMDWSLVDDKNQNVVIAQDKLEKEGVQFGRDYVAEVQRYNQTMGPAVLTSGAVVLSQAKSSSTEASASAGKKALSSNANVTNLKQLKLWYKKSSPQERKAFRKWIIDQE